Proteins from a single region of Stutzerimonas stutzeri:
- the alr gene encoding alanine racemase, giving the protein MRPLVATVDLTALRHNYLLAKQCAPQRQAFAVVKANAYGHGSREAVAALCEIADGFAVACLEEAEEVRLSAPEARILLLEGCFEPAEYLRAAELGLDVAVQDQRQADWLLAADLSRPLNVWLKLDSGMHRLGFTLQGLRECHAQLKGKAQVGELNLISHFACADERGHALTELQLERYSELLALEFDNCSLANSAAVLTLPQAHMAWIRPGIMLYGATPFAELSAHELGLRPVMTLTGALIAVRDVPQGESVGYGASWIAQRASRIGTVSCGYADGYPRTAPSGTSVMIHGQRVPLAGRVSMDMLAVDLTDLPQAQLGDAVELWGAQMPIDELAKACGTIGYELLTKVTGRVPRRYVG; this is encoded by the coding sequence ATGCGTCCGCTGGTTGCCACGGTCGATCTGACCGCGCTTCGTCACAACTACCTGCTCGCCAAGCAATGCGCGCCGCAGCGCCAGGCTTTCGCCGTGGTCAAGGCCAACGCCTACGGGCATGGCTCACGGGAGGCAGTTGCGGCCTTGTGCGAGATTGCCGATGGCTTTGCCGTGGCCTGCCTGGAAGAAGCGGAAGAGGTGCGGCTCAGTGCGCCCGAGGCCCGCATCCTGTTGCTGGAAGGCTGTTTCGAGCCAGCCGAATATTTGCGCGCCGCCGAGCTTGGGTTGGATGTTGCCGTCCAGGATCAGCGCCAGGCCGATTGGCTGCTGGCCGCCGATCTGAGTCGGCCGCTGAATGTCTGGCTGAAGCTGGATTCGGGCATGCACAGGCTCGGCTTCACCCTGCAAGGCTTGCGTGAGTGCCATGCACAGCTCAAAGGTAAGGCGCAGGTCGGCGAGCTCAACTTGATCAGTCACTTTGCCTGCGCCGATGAGCGCGGTCATGCTCTGACTGAGTTGCAGCTGGAGCGCTACAGTGAATTGCTGGCCCTGGAGTTCGATAACTGTTCGTTGGCCAATTCCGCGGCGGTGCTGACGCTGCCGCAAGCGCACATGGCCTGGATTCGCCCTGGCATCATGCTCTATGGCGCCACGCCATTTGCCGAGCTAAGCGCGCATGAACTGGGGTTGCGCCCGGTGATGACGCTGACCGGTGCGCTGATCGCCGTGCGCGATGTGCCGCAAGGTGAAAGCGTCGGCTATGGCGCCAGCTGGATCGCGCAGCGCGCCTCGCGAATCGGCACCGTCAGCTGCGGCTATGCCGATGGCTATCCGCGTACCGCGCCTTCGGGCACCTCGGTGATGATTCATGGCCAGCGCGTACCGCTGGCCGGCCGGGTGTCGATGGACATGCTGGCGGTGGATCTCACCGATCTGCCGCAGGCGCAGTTGGGCGATGCGGTGGAGCTGTGGGGCGCGCAGATGCCGATCGACGAGCTGGCGAAGGCCTGCGGGACTATCGGCTACGAGTTGCTGACCAAGGTGACCGGGCGGGTGCCGCGGCGTTACGTCGGTTGA